Proteins encoded by one window of Xylella fastidiosa:
- the nuoK gene encoding NADH-quinone oxidoreductase subunit NuoK yields the protein MISLGHLLALGAVLFCISLAGIFLNRKNVIVLLMSIELMLLAVNVNFIAFSRQLGDTAGQLFVFFILTVAAAEAAIGLAILVTLFRTRHTINVAEVDALKG from the coding sequence GTGATTAGCCTGGGTCATCTTCTTGCGTTGGGAGCAGTCCTATTTTGTATCAGTCTTGCGGGTATCTTTCTGAATCGTAAGAATGTCATCGTATTGTTGATGTCTATCGAGCTGATGTTGTTGGCCGTCAATGTCAACTTCATTGCCTTCTCTCGTCAGCTTGGTGACACTGCGGGCCAATTGTTCGTGTTTTTTATCTTGACCGTTGCTGCTGCAGAGGCTGCCATTGGCCTCGCGATCCTGGTCACCCTGTTCCGTACCCGCCACACGATTAATGTGGCCGAAGTCGATGCTCTGAAGGGCTGA
- the nuoI gene encoding NADH-quinone oxidoreductase subunit NuoI yields MNRVMHYFKSLLLLELLAGLWLTLKYTFRPKYTVLYPMEKFPQSPRFRGLHALRRYPNGEERCIACKLCEAVCPALAITIDSAKREDGTRRTTRYDIDLFKCIFCGFCEESCPVDSIVETHILEYHFEKRGENIVTKPQLLAIGDRFEAEIAERRAADAAFR; encoded by the coding sequence GTGATGCATTACTTCAAGAGCCTGCTGTTACTTGAACTGTTGGCTGGATTGTGGCTGACGTTGAAATACACCTTCAGGCCGAAATACACCGTGTTGTATCCGATGGAGAAGTTTCCACAATCACCACGTTTCCGTGGCCTGCATGCGCTGCGCCGTTATCCTAATGGTGAGGAACGTTGTATCGCTTGCAAGCTCTGTGAAGCGGTATGCCCTGCGTTGGCAATTACGATTGATTCTGCCAAACGTGAAGATGGCACGCGTCGTACCACGCGTTACGACATTGATTTGTTCAAATGTATTTTTTGCGGTTTTTGCGAAGAGAGTTGCCCTGTTGATTCGATTGTGGAGACTCACATTCTTGAATATCACTTTGAGAAACGTGGGGAGAATATTGTGACTAAACCGCAGTTATTGGCCATCGGTGATCGATTTGAAGCAGAGATCGCCGAACGTCGTGCTGCCGATGCCGCTTTCCGTTGA
- a CDS encoding NADH-quinone oxidoreductase subunit J, giving the protein MMDWVNIAFYLFSAVAVAAAGAVISVRHPVYAVLCLILTFFSMACIWLLVGAEFLGVTLVLVYVGAVMVLFLFVVMMLDIDTSRLREGWVRYLPVGLLVAGVMLVQMVVLIGVKMRMATPFPVDNAAAQAADTSNLIWLAHSLFTDFLFPFEFAAVILTVAVIAAVMLTLRKREGVKTQDPGQQTRVKSADRLRIVSMPTEKPVSVVPIRSDTNNDVQEIKP; this is encoded by the coding sequence ATGATGGATTGGGTAAATATTGCTTTCTATCTCTTTTCCGCTGTCGCTGTTGCAGCGGCTGGTGCCGTTATCAGTGTGCGTCATCCGGTGTATGCCGTGTTATGTCTGATTTTGACGTTCTTTTCCATGGCCTGCATCTGGTTGCTCGTTGGTGCCGAGTTCCTGGGAGTGACTTTGGTGTTGGTCTACGTTGGCGCGGTGATGGTGCTGTTCTTGTTTGTGGTGATGATGTTGGATATCGATACCAGTCGATTACGTGAGGGTTGGGTCAGATATTTGCCCGTTGGTCTATTGGTGGCTGGGGTGATGCTGGTGCAGATGGTGGTGTTGATCGGCGTGAAGATGCGCATGGCGACGCCGTTCCCTGTGGATAATGCTGCTGCTCAGGCTGCTGATACGTCCAATCTAATCTGGTTGGCTCATAGTTTGTTCACCGACTTTTTGTTCCCGTTTGAGTTTGCGGCAGTCATTCTGACGGTGGCTGTGATCGCTGCCGTGATGCTAACGCTGCGCAAGCGTGAGGGTGTGAAGACTCAGGATCCGGGTCAGCAAACTCGGGTGAAGTCTGCTGATCGCCTGCGTATCGTTAGCATGCCAACTGAAAAACCGGTTTCTGTGGTTCCGATTCGGAGTGATACCAACAACGATGTACAGGAGATAAAGCCGTGA